GATAGCAGCATTATATTCAGAGAACATTTTTTTCTGATCTATCCAAGATCCACCAATTTGACCTGCTAAAGATTCGTATTTAGCAAGTTCAGGATAACCGTGAGCAGGTAACATTTCACTGTGAGTGTAAACTTTAACATCAGTTCCTTCAGTTTGTTTTAAAAGTTCTTCTAAAGCTTTTAAGTCATGCCCAGTTACAATAATTGCAGGGCCTTCTTGAGCTCCAACTTTTACTTCAGTAGGTACTGGTTCGCCGAAGTTTTTAATATGAGCTTCTTTAAGCATTTTCATTACTTTAAAGTTAGCTTCACCAGCACCTAAACCTAATTGTACTAAATCACCAATATCGAAGTTTACATTAGTTAAAGTAGAGTACAATCCTTTAGATAAGAATTCATCTACACTATCATCAGTAACTCCTAATTCGTTACAATGGTAGTTGTAAGCTGCAATACCTTTCATAGCAAAAATTAAATTATCTTGGAGTCTTGCGACAGTAGCATTTTTACCACACACCCCACTATTTGTACATCCGCTGCCTCTTGCAGTTTGAGAACATTGATAACAAAACATGTTAAAATCACTCATAAAACACACATCCTTTTTAATTAAAGATTAAAAAATAGAAATTATAAATATCATTATATAAGCTATTAAGATTAAATAAAATGGAAAAAATTAAAAAAGTTATAATTTTAAATCCATATTAAAAATATTAATCGGCCCTTAACTATTAAAAACCATATATAGAATATTTTAATAACTATTTTATTATTAATCAATTAAACATATTTTTTAAAGCATATATAAATATTTTGTAACTAAGATAGGGTAAAAAGTAACAAAATATTTTTATAAAATAAATATAAAATTATAAATTGTAAGTAAATAAAAAAATAAAGTCCTAGAAAATTCAAAAAAATAAGATCCAAGAAATTTTAAAATAAAGAAAAAAAATCTATTAAAATAAAAAATTTTGAAAAATAGAGAATTAATACTATTTAAAGAAGGAATTTCATGGAAAAAATCATAGAATCACTACAAAAATTTGGCCTTACAAGATATGAAGCAAAGGCATATATTGGAATAAGTAATTTAATTTCAGCTCGAGCAGAAGAAATAGCTAAATCATCTGAAATACCTCGTTCAAAGATTTATAGTACACTGAAAGAATTAGAAAAAAAAGGATTCATTACAATAACCCATACAAGACCTCTTGAATATAAAGTAATTCCTCCAAGTGAAATATTTAAAAAGAAAAAAGAAGAATTAATTAAAGAACTTGAAGATTCCGAAGAAAAATTAGATGAAATCTATAATAATCAAATATCAGAAATTCAAGCTCCTGTATGGTTAATTAAAACAAGTGAAAATATCATCACTAAAGAAGTTGAAATTATTAGAAGAACTAAAAAATCAATTAATATGAGAATAGGATTTTTACTTGAAAATGAAGGAGAAACACTTATTGAAGAATTTAAAAAACTCCCAAGAAATATTCCAATAAAAATTCTTGCAACACCTGATTGCTATATCAATCAAGAAAAGTTAAATATTATAAAAATGTTTGAAGAGGCTAACTTAGACAATTTGGAAATTATAGAATCAGATATTAAATTTGCAAAAATCATTATTAGAGATGGAAAAGAGCTTTTCCGTACAATTGTAAAATTCACTGGCGAGGAAAAATCGGTTCTCCCTGGAACTTCAGTAGGGGTTTTAAATCAATATAAAGATATCTGTAAAAACTTTGATGAACGTTTCTTAAATCAGTTTAATAAAATGAAATCTAAACAAAAGAAAAATAAGAAAAATAAAGGAAACCCCTGATAAATAGTTGATTATTTCTAATGATTTAATAAATAGTTGATTA
This genomic stretch from Methanobrevibacter olleyae harbors:
- a CDS encoding TrmB family transcriptional regulator — protein: MEKIIESLQKFGLTRYEAKAYIGISNLISARAEEIAKSSEIPRSKIYSTLKELEKKGFITITHTRPLEYKVIPPSEIFKKKKEELIKELEDSEEKLDEIYNNQISEIQAPVWLIKTSENIITKEVEIIRRTKKSINMRIGFLLENEGETLIEEFKKLPRNIPIKILATPDCYINQEKLNIIKMFEEANLDNLEIIESDIKFAKIIIRDGKELFRTIVKFTGEEKSVLPGTSVGVLNQYKDICKNFDERFLNQFNKMKSKQKKNKKNKGNP